Proteins co-encoded in one Stomoxys calcitrans chromosome 5, idStoCalc2.1, whole genome shotgun sequence genomic window:
- the LOC106080923 gene encoding protein peanut, producing MQNSPRSNVNGAISSLPSTLAQLALRDKQQPSSLPVIGGAGSGSSVLSKAAVLQQQANGGSSVDSSSSNLGHNDSNKLTTELQEKEQENQKQQQQQLTQPKQKPPLPVRNKPMEIAGYVGFANLPNQVYRKAVKRGFEFTLMVVGASGLGKSTLINSMFLSDIYNAEQYPGPSLRKKKTVAVEATKVLLKENGVNLTLTVVDTPGFGDSVDNTNCWVPILEYVDSKYEEYLTAESRVYRKQIPDNRVHCCLYFIGPTGHGLRPLDIACMQSLSDKVNLVPVIAKADTLTPDEVHLFKKQILNEIAQHKIKIYDFPSTLEDAAEETKTTQNLRTRVPFAVVGANTIVELADGKKVRGRRYPWGLVEVENLSHCDFIALRNMVIRTHLQDLKDVTNNVHYENYRCRKLSELGLVDGKARLSNKNPLTQMEEEKREHELKMKKMEAEMEQVFDMKVKEKMQKLKDSEIELARRHEERKKTLELQIRELEEKRREFERERKDWEEVNHITLEELKRRSLGANSSTDNVDGKKEKKKKVHEKRSLDNFR from the coding sequence ATGCAGAACAGCCCCCGTTCGAATGTCAATGGAGCCATCTCCTCATTACCCAGCACTTTGGCCCAGCTGGCCCTGCGTGACAAACAGCAACCCTCCAGCCTGCCCGTCATAGGCGGCGCTGGTTCCGGCTCCAGTGTACTCTCCAAAGCCGCTGTGCTACAGCAGCAGGCCAATGGCGGCTCCAGCGTCGATTCGTCCTCCTCGAATTTGGGCCACAATGATTCCAACAAATTGACAACGGAATTGCAGGAGAAAGAACAAGAGAACCaaaagcaacagcagcaacagctaACACAGCCAAAACAAAAGCCTCCATTGCCAGTACGTAATAAGCCCATGGAAATTGCAGGTTATGTTGGTTTCGCCAACCTGCCGAACCAAGTGTACCGCAAAGCAGTCAAGCGTGGCTTCGAATTCACCCTGATGGTGGTGGGCGCCAGTGGTCTGGGCAAGTCGACACTCATCAATTCCATGTTTCTCTCGGACATCTACAATGCGGAACAGTATCCTGGGCCCTCGCTGAGGAAAAAGAAGACAGTGGCCGTTGAAGCTACCAAAGTTCTGTTAAAGGAGAATGGTGTGAATCTCACCCTTACAGTTGTGGATACTCCCGGCTTTGGCGACAGCGTGGACAACACCAATTGTTGGGTGCCCATTCTGGAATATGTGGACTCTAAATATGAGGAATATCTGACAGCCGAATCTCGGGTATATCGCAAACAGATACCCGACAATCGTGTGCATTGTTGTCTCTATTTCATTGGTCCCACTGGCCATGGCCTAAGGCCCTTGGACATTGCTTGCATGCAGAGTTTATCCGATAAGGTTAATTTGGTTCCTGTTATAGCAAAGGCCGATACACTGACCCCAGATGAGGTGCATCtcttcaaaaagcaaattctcAATGAAATTGCCCAGCACAAAATCAAGATCTATGACTTCCCCTCCACGCTGGAGGATGCAGCGGAGGAGACCAAGACCACACAGAATCTACGCACCCGCGTACCCTTTGCGGTGGTGGGAGCCAATACCATAGTTGAGTTGGCCGATGGCAAGAAGGTAAGGGGACGCCGCTACCCTTGGGGTTTGGTGGAGGTTGAGAATCTATCGCACTGCGATTTTATTGCTCTGCGCAATATGGTCATACGAACCCATCTGCAAGATCTGAAAGATGTCACCAACAATGTGCACTATGAGAACTACAGATGTCGCAAACTCTCCGAGCTGGGTTTGGTCGATGGCAAGGCCCGTCTGTCCAACAAGAATCCTTTGACCCAAATGGAGGAAGAGAAGCGTGAGCATGAATTGAAAATGAAGAAAATGGAGGCAGAAATGGAACAGGTCTTTGACATGAAGGTCAAAGAGAAAATGCAGAAGCTCAAAGATTCCGAAATCGAATTGGCCCGCCGCCATGAGGAACGCAAAAAGACCTTGGAGCTGCAAATACGTGAACTGGAGGAGAAGCGTCGTGAGTTTGAGCGTGAACGCAAAGATTGGGAGGAGGTTAATCACATCACTTTGGAAGAATTGAAACGACGCAGCCTGGGCGCGAACAGCAGCACGGATAATGTCGACGGCAAGAAGGAGAAAAAGAAGAAGG